The DNA segment GCGTAAAGCGCGTTTGGATGTCGACGAGGGCAGCAATCGATATTGTGACATAGACATGAATACTGGAGATCTGATTGTCGCTGAGAGAATCGACAGAGAAGAGCTATGTGGACTTACGACTACTTGTACGTTGAAATATGAAGTAATTATTGAAAACCCTCTGGAATTACATCGCATTGTTGTAGAAATTACTGACATTAATGACAACTCCCCCACGTTTGCAAAGGAAATTATCACATTGGAGATCAGAGAATCAGCTGATAAAGGCGCACGTTACGCTGTGAATGAAGCACATGATGCAGACATAGGAATCAATAGCGTACAGAGTTACAAATTGAAAGAAaattcttacttttcttttgtttttcataATAAACCTGGTCAGGAAAAATATGGCGAGTTAGTCCTTGAAAAAGAACTGGATCGTGAACAGGAGCAGGAGGTGAGGCTCTTTCTCACCGCCATCGATGGGGGAAATCCACCTAGATCTGCCTCTGTAGTTATTCAGGTTACTGTACTTGATACTAATGATAATTATCCAGTCTTTAGTCAGCCCGTCTACAAGGTAAGCATACGTGAGGACTCCTCTTATGGGACCACTATAACCACAGTGAGCGCCACGGACGCTGATGAAGGCGCAGATGGCCAGGTGACCTACGAATTTGGACATCTGTCTGGTGACTTGCTTAAATTGTTTTCGCTTGACTCAAAAACGGGAGATTTAATTTTGAATGGTAACCTCGATTACGAAAAACAAACAACGTATGAATTACGAATTCAAGGTAAAGATGGTTCGGGATTGGCTTCTTTTGCTAAAGTTGTGATAGATATAATCGACATTAATGACAATGCACCAACCATACACCTAAAATCATTAAGTAACCCAATTCCAGAAAATGCATTGCCTGGAACAGAAGTAGGTATAATTAATGTACAAGATAAAGATTCTGGGAGAAACCGACATATTCGCTGCAGCATTCAGGGGAACGTTCCTTTTATTTTAACTCCCTCTATTAAGAATTATTTCTCAATTGCCATATCTGGTCCACTTGATCGTGAACTTACATCAGAATACAACATTACAGTTGTTGCTGTGGACGAAGGCACCCTACCATTATCTTCCTTGAAAACGTTTCAGCTGTCTCTGGCTGATGTAAACGACAACATACCTGTATTTGAAGAGCAATCCTATAAAGCTTTTGTAGCTGAAAATAACAAACCAGGCACCTCCGTTTGTTCTGTTACTGCGAGAGATCCAGACTGGGGGCAGAACGGGACAGTGGTGTATTCCCTGGTACCCAGTGAGGTCAACGGTGTTCCAGTGTCCTCTTTTTTATCTGTCAATGCAGACACAGGAGTGATCCATGCAGTGAGGTCATTTGATTATGAACAATTCAGAAGCTTTAAAGTCCAGGTTGTAGCAAGAGACAATGGTTCTCCTCCACTCAGCAGCAACACGACTGTGAGTGTGTTCATATCAGATGAGAATGATAACTCTCCACAGATATTATATCCTGCTCCAGAAGGAAAGTCTTTAATGACTGAGATGGTCCCTAAAGCTGCTCTGTCAGGCTCTCTGGTCTCCAAGATAATCGCTGTGGATGCTGACTCTGGACAGAATGCGTGGTTATCCTATCACATTATAAAGTCTACTGATCCAGGACTTTTCAACATTGGTCTCCACACTGGAGAGATCAGGGCACAGCGGGACATCACTgaatctgacaacatgaagcagaaccTTGTTATTTCAGTGAAGGATAATGGACAGCCTCCTCTCTCTACAACCTGTTCTGTGTATTTACTTATTTCTTATAATCTCGCTGAAGTTCCAGAACTTAAAGACATGACTTATGAAGAGAACAACTCCAACCTTACATCATATTTGATCATCGCACTTGTTTCAGTATCAActttctttctgacttttattgtCCTGATCCTCGCTGTAAAGTTTTGTCACAGACGAAAACCCAGACTGTTGTTTGATGGAGCAGTCGCCATTCCCAGTGCATATCTCCCTCCCAACTATGCAGAAGTTGAAGGAGCTGGAACGCTCCGCAGTTCCTACAATTATGACGCGTATCTAACAACAGGCTCACGCACCAGTGACTTTAAATTCGTGAGATCCTACAACGATAACACACTTCCTGCTGAGTGCACTCTGAGGAAGAGCCCTGATTATTCAAATATAATCAGTTTTACCGATGCATGTGAAACACTAGAGGTAAGGCTTTTAAATCaatatattgtttttgtgttagttttgtgttttgtttgttgttgtggGTTGGTTGATTTTCTAAAACGGACTGATTGTGCAGTAATTTATGTTTCACACTAACAACACTAATGAGAGGATGTTTCGAGAAATTTGCTAACTAAATTTACTTACATCATGAAAGTGGTCAAATTGTACTGGATTTCACGTAAAGGGTTTATTTCAGCACCCCGGTGGTCGATAGCAACCTTTCGTTTAATAATCTTACATTTGATCCAGCTCTCTCGTTTATTATCCATCCGAGAAAACTGTAATACTTATGACATTTCCTTTTTGGTGCAGTTTATGAACTTAACACACTGCGTCGCTGTTTACCTGTCTTAGATTGAGAAATGCATTTTTCCACCCACTGTGCTAATATGTAAAAGGGGAGAGGCTTCAAGCGGGCTCACAAGGCAGCGACGTTGAAGCATTGtgagattatttttttatgtaaactgCTTTTCCATACTTCGGTTGGGTATTTGAattttatattaatacattaatcaGAAAACAGGACTTTAATCTTGGCAACAGTGGATGTGAACCAGTTTGGACAGATTAACATGGAGAACACCGGATTATTTGCTCGTTCATTTTTGTTCAAGGTGATGTGTGTTTTGATTATGTTTTTGACGGCGAATGGAGATGTAAGTTATTCTATTCCCGAGGAGAAAAAGATTGGCTCTGTGATTGGGAATCTGGCTAGGGATCTTGGAATTAATGTGAAGACGCTAGCCTTGCGTAAAGCGCGTTTGGATGTCGACGAGGGCAGCAATCGATATTGTGACATAGACATGAATACTGGAGATCTGATTGTCGCTGAGAGAATCGACAGAGAACAGCTATGTGGACTTACGACTACTTGTACGTTGAAATATGAAGTAATTATTGAATACCCTCTGGAATTACATCGCATTGTTATAGAAATTATTGACATAAATGACAACTCCCCTGCGTTTGCAAAAGAAATGATTACAGTCGAAATCAGTGAATTAGCTATTAAAGGCGCTCGCTATGCTGTGAATGAAGCACATGATGCAGACATAGGAATCAATTGCGTGCAGAGCTACAAACTGAAAGAAAATccttacttttcttttctttttcataatAAACCTGGTCAGGAAAAATATGGCGAGTTAGTCCTTGAAAAAGAACTGGATCGTGAACAGGAGCAGGAGGTGAGGCTCTTTCTCACCGCCATCGATGGGGGAAATCCACCTAGATCTGCCTCTATAGTTATTCAGGTTACTGTACTTGATGCTAATGAtaactctcctgttttcagtCAGCCTGTCTATAAGGTAAGCATACGTGAAGACTCCTCTGTTGGGACCACTATAACCACAGTGAGCGCCACGGACGCTGATGAAGGTGCAAATGGCCAGGTGACCTACGAATTTGGACATCTGTCTGGTGACTTGCTTAAATTGTTTTCGCTTGACTTAAAAACGGGAGATTTAATTTTGATTGGTTACCTCGATTACGAAAAACAAACAACGTATGAATTACGAATTCAAAGTAAAGATGGCTCGGGATTAGCCTCTTTTGCCAAAGTTGTGATAGATGTAATCGACATTAATGACAATGCACCAACCATacacttaaaatcattaagcaacCCAATTCCAGAAAATGCATTGCCTGGAACAGAAGTAGGTATAATTAATGTACAAGATAAAGATTCTGAGAGAAACCGACAGATCCGCTGCAGCATTCAGGGGAACGTTCCTTTTATTTTAACTCCCTCTATTAAGAATTATTTCTCAATTGTCACATCTGGTCCACTTGATCGTGAACTTACATCAGAATACAACATTACAGTTGTTGCTGTAGACGAAGGCACCCCACCATTAACTTCCTTGAAATCGTTTCAGTTGTCTCTGGCTGATGTAAACGACAACTCACCTGTATTTGCAGAGCAATCCTATAAAGCTTTTGTTGCTGAAAACAACAAACCAGGAACCTCAATTTGCTCTGTTGCAGCAAGCGACCCAGACTGGAGGCAGAACGGTACAGTGCTATATTCTCTTATACCCAGTGAGGTCAACGGTATTCCAGTGTCCTCATTTTTATCTGTGAATGGAGACACAGGGGTCATTCATGCAGTGAGGTCATTTGATTATGAACAATTCAGAAGCTTCAAAGTTCAGGTTATAGCCAGAGACAATGGTTCTCCTCCACTCAGCAGCAACACGACTGTGAGTGTGTTCATATCAGATGAGAATGATAACTCTCCACAGATATTATACCCATCTCCAGAAGGAAAGGCTTTAATGACTGAGATGGTCCCTAAAGCTGCTCTGTCAGGCTCTCTGGTCTCCAAGGTGATCGCTGTGGATGCTGACTCTGGACAGAATGCATGGCTTTCATATCACATCATAAAGTCTACTGATCCAGGACTTTTCACCATTGGCCTCCACACTGGAGAGATCAGGGCACAGCGGGACATCTCTgaatctgacaacatgaagcagaaccTTGTTATTTCTGTGAAAGACAATGGACAGTCTCCTCTCTCTACAACCTGTTCTGTATTTTTAGTTATATCTGATAACCTCGCTGAAGTTCCAGAACTTAAAGACATGACTTATGAAGAGAACAACTCCAATCTTACGTCATATTTGATCATCGCACTTGTTTCAGTGTCAACTTTCTTTCTGACGTTCATTATCCTGATCCTGGCTGTGAGGTTTTGTCACAGGAGAAAGCCCAGAATGTTGTTTGATGGAGCAGTCGCCATTCCCAGTGCATATCTCCCTCCAAACTATGCAGAAGTTGAAGGAGCTGGAACGCTCCGCAGTTCCTACAATTATGACGCATATCTAACAACAGGCTCACGCACCAGTGACTTCAAATTCGTGAGATCCTACAACGACAACACAATTCCTGCTGGGTGTACTCTGAGAAAGAGCCCGGATGATTCGAACATGATCAGTCTCTGTGATCCTGATGAAATACTGGAGGTAGgctactatatatttttttttcatagcgTTGTTGTGTTTCagtttttctctccctctttggTTGATTCCATAGTTCTCATCTTTTGTATATAATTTAGTTTCATAAATGCGGTAATTATGTGTTAGTTGAAAATTGATAGTATGACATATAGTACAGATAGTACAGATGAAGGAACAAGTGGACATATTAATAATATAGAAGGCGGCACTACATTGTTGCtgtgatttaaataaaatatttattattttacgtCCCATGCACAAaacataatatttataaatacaggaATAATGTAGAAATGACCAGcgttttgtttgagtttgatgtaATCAAAGTTTGCATAACGTCaagaaaaaaacagctattaACAACGATCTGATGCAAATCAGGACTCAGGACTGAGTTTAGTCCCCGACCCAAAGCAATGCTAGGCTATCgacaatataaaaaatgaataaatatgaaaGAAATCGTTAGTCTGCCTAACTAGGCTAGTCATACCCAAAATATAACAGATCACCCGCCCCTTGCCCATATGTTTATCAATGTGTATCTGTACATTCAATTAAATGACTTGGCCACTCTAAAAGCTTTGACACTAAATGAAGCTGATGTCTCTTATTTTCAACAGGGCTAACGTCCCGTGTTCGTTGTAGCTAAAGCATTGGTATTGTTTGTTTAGTAAGATCTGATGTCGTGACGTATATTCCTTAAATATCGTATACATTTCTAGCAATTTTGGGCTGTTTTAGGACACATGTGCTGTTAGCTGTTTCACTGTTGCCAATATTAGTTATCgaacatgtggtgttttttttttcgagtTTATTAGAAGGGATTGTTAAATATGTTGCATCACGCGCAGAGTTTTACGTTTTAACGACATTGATTTGCCACATGTGAAAAGCAGATTTTTGAACATATTCAGTTTTTGCTTTAAAAAACACAGGTTACCTTGGAACATATCTAATAAACATAAGTACAAATTACGTTATAAGCTAGATTTAAAGAGTAAAGTTTGGTTCTACTTTACTCCCCCCGCACATCGCTTCACCACATCATCTTGTAACCATATCACAGGAATTACCATTATAAAGCACTGAGTTACCAAGCTATGTGTTGGATACACTAGACGTGACTGAGGAGAGTTTGTGAATGTATTAAGGAACACTGTGACGTAAAGTCAGCACTTTATATTTACATGtaatttaaatttattataatattagtgccttgcttaaaataaattaacaaataaataaataaaaaaacaagtactgACTTACCTGAAAAGGAGCGTTTAAATGTTGTTTCTTAGCGGTGCCTCAGCTGTCTGCACCCTAATGTGTATGTGTAAGCATATTAAAGCTTAGTAAAGTAATAGAGTTGCAGTTCCAAAATGAACCTCAGAGTGTCGCTCTCAGTCAGCGTTACAAGTCTAATTTGCGTCTCCTCCCAAGAATTTTTATTTTCGTGAGGCATACATCCTGATTTAGAGTGGACACAAAGGACATATTTGCAGTTAAACATTGGAGCATTTATTGAGGAATTGTGAACGACGTCGGGTTGATACACATATATCTAAACACTAAACATGATGGGCAAAGGATTAAGAAGCGTCTTGTTTTTCTTTGGCGTTTTTTCGCTGCTGCGAATCAGCCATGGCGATTTAAGCTACTCTGTGCCTGAGGAGATGAAACGAGGATCGGTGGTAGGGAACATTGCTGCAGATCTCGGTTTGGACTCCAAAAGACTTTCGGAAAGAAAAGCACGTTTGAATGCAGATGGCAGTGGGAAGCGTTTGGTGGACATTGATTATAGTACTGGTAAGATGATTGTGGAAGAGATTGCTGACCGAGAGGAAATTTGTGGTTCGAGGCTATCATGCGTATTAAAATACAGTCTTGTGCTGGAGAAACCTCTGGAGTTGCACGCTGTTACGCTTCAGATAGAGGATGTTAATGACAATTCTCCACAATTTTCCACCGATTCAATTAAAATTGAGATACGAGAATCAGCGGTAAAAGGTACGGCGTTTCTTTTAGCCGAGGCCCACGATGCAGATGTTGGACAAAACTCAGTTCAACGATATTCGTTAGAGAAGAATGCCCATTTTTCCCTAAACATCAGAAGTAACAGTGATGGAGGTAAATACAGCGAATTGGTATTGGACAAAGAGCTGGATCGTGAACTGGAACAATACCTGACCTTATTACTCACTGCCACTGATGGTGGTGTACCACAGAGAACTGGCTCTGTAGTTATAAATATTACTGTTCTagatgctaatgataatgctccaGTGTTTAGTCAGTCTACCTACAGGGTTAATTTACCTGAAAACTGCGGAATAGGCACTTCAGTGGTTACCATTAGTGCAAGCGATATTGACGAGGGCATGAACGGAGAAGTAGTGTACGAATTTAGTAAGCTGTCTGATAAAGCAGCCAGGGCGTTTTCTTTGGATAAGACTAACGGTGAAATTAAAGTGATTGGCCAAATTGATTATGAAGAAGAATCTTTTTATGAGTTGCGTATTCAAGCAAAAGATGGACTAGGACTGGCATCAAATACCAAAGTGATAGTGGAAGTTATTGATGTAAATGATAATAAACCTATTATTAACATTCAATCCATTTCTAGCCCAGTTCCTGAAAATACAGAATCCGGGACTGAGGTAGGCATAATCAATGTGCAGGATAAGGACTCTGGTGAAAATCAACAGATTCAGTGTTCTATCCAGGAAAATGTTCCATTCAAATTAAACCCGTCCATAAAAAACTTCTATTCAATTGTCACAACTGGTCCATTAGACCGTGAGGTTTTAACAGAATACAGTCTTACAATTGTTGCCACTGATGAAGGCAGTCCCCCTCTGTCATCATCAAAAATAATTATGTTATCTATTTCAGATGTTAATGACAATTATCCTGTATTTAAAGAGCAATTATACAGTGCATACATAGCTGAGAATAACAAACCAGGCACCTCAGTTTGTTCTGTTACTGCAACAGACCCAGACTGGAGGCAGAACGGTACAGTTCTGTATTCTCTTGTACCCAGTGAGGTCAATGGTGTTTCAGTGTCCTCATTTTTGTCTGTAAATGCAGAGACCGGAGTTATCCACGCTGTGAGGTCATTTGATTATGAGCAGTTTAGAAGCTTCAAAGTTCAGGTTGTAGCCAGAGACAATGGTTCTCCTCCACTCAGCAG comes from the Astyanax mexicanus isolate ESR-SI-001 chromosome 20, AstMex3_surface, whole genome shotgun sequence genome and includes:
- the LOC125784844 gene encoding protocadherin gamma-A12-like, with the translated sequence MMGKGLRSVLFFFGVFSLLRISHGDLSYSVPEEMKRGSVVGNIAADLGLDSKRLSERKARLNADGSGKRLVDIDYSTGKMIVEEIADREEICGSRLSCVLKYSLVLEKPLELHAVTLQIEDVNDNSPQFSTDSIKIEIRESAVKGTAFLLAEAHDADVGQNSVQRYSLEKNAHFSLNIRSNSDGGKYSELVLDKELDRELEQYLTLLLTATDGGVPQRTGSVVINITVLDANDNAPVFSQSTYRVNLPENCGIGTSVVTISASDIDEGMNGEVVYEFSKLSDKAARAFSLDKTNGEIKVIGQIDYEEESFYELRIQAKDGLGLASNTKVIVEVIDVNDNKPIINIQSISSPVPENTESGTEVGIINVQDKDSGENQQIQCSIQENVPFKLNPSIKNFYSIVTTGPLDREVLTEYSLTIVATDEGSPPLSSSKIIMLSISDVNDNYPVFKEQLYSAYIAENNKPGTSVCSVTATDPDWRQNGTVLYSLVPSEVNGVSVSSFLSVNAETGVIHAVRSFDYEQFRSFKVQVVARDNGSPPLSSNTTVSVFISDENDNSPQILYPAPEEKSLMTEMVPKAALSGSLVSKVIAVDADSGQNAWLSYHILKSTDPGLFTIGLHSGEIRAQRDISESDSMKQNLVISVKDNGQPPLSTTCSVYLLISDNLAEVPELKDMTYEENNSNLTSYLIIALVSVSTFFLTFIILILAVRFCHRRKPRLLFDGAVAIPSAYLPPNYAEVEGAGTLRSSYNYDAYLTTGSRTSDFKFIRSYNDNTLPSTLTLKRSPNEKDIFEDSFIADTKDSEVSRCYFLFVLYL
- the LOC125784899 gene encoding protocadherin beta-16-like; translation: MENTGLFARSFLFKVMCVLIMFLTANGDVSYSIPEEKKIGSVIGNLARDLGINVKTLALRKARLDVDEGSNRYCDIDMNTGDLIVAERIDREQLCGLTTTCTLKYEVIIEYPLELHRIVIEIIDINDNSPAFAKEMITVEISELAIKGARYAVNEAHDADIGINCVQSYKLKENPYFSFLFHNKPGQEKYGELVLEKELDREQEQEVRLFLTAIDGGNPPRSASIVIQVTVLDANDNSPVFSQPVYKVSIREDSSVGTTITTVSATDADEGANGQVTYEFGHLSGDLLKLFSLDLKTGDLILIGYLDYEKQTTYELRIQSKDGSGLASFAKVVIDVIDINDNAPTIHLKSLSNPIPENALPGTEVGIINVQDKDSERNRQIRCSIQGNVPFILTPSIKNYFSIVTSGPLDRELTSEYNITVVAVDEGTPPLTSLKSFQLSLADVNDNSPVFAEQSYKAFVAENNKPGTSICSVAASDPDWRQNGTVLYSLIPSEVNGIPVSSFLSVNGDTGVIHAVRSFDYEQFRSFKVQVIARDNGSPPLSSNTTVSVFISDENDNSPQILYPSPEGKALMTEMVPKAALSGSLVSKVIAVDADSGQNAWLSYHIIKSTDPGLFTIGLHTGEIRAQRDISESDNMKQNLVISVKDNGQSPLSTTCSVFLVISDNLAEVPELKDMTYEENNSNLTSYLIIALVSVSTFFLTFIILILAVRFCHRRKPRMLFDGAVAIPSAYLPPNYAEVEGAGTLRSSYNYDAYLTTGSRTSDFKFVRSYNDNTIPAGCTLRKSPDDSNMISLCDPDEILEG
- the LOC125784898 gene encoding protocadherin beta-16-like, whose protein sequence is MENTGLFARSFLFGVTCFLIMLSKVNGDVSYSVPEEKKIGSVIGNLARDLGINVKTLALRKARLDVDEGSNRYCDIDMNTGDLIVAERIDREELCGLTTTCTLKYEVIIENPLELHRIVVEITDINDNSPTFAKEIITLEIRESADKGARYAVNEAHDADIGINSVQSYKLKENSYFSFVFHNKPGQEKYGELVLEKELDREQEQEVRLFLTAIDGGNPPRSASVVIQVTVLDTNDNYPVFSQPVYKVSIREDSSYGTTITTVSATDADEGADGQVTYEFGHLSGDLLKLFSLDSKTGDLILNGNLDYEKQTTYELRIQGKDGSGLASFAKVVIDIIDINDNAPTIHLKSLSNPIPENALPGTEVGIINVQDKDSGRNRHIRCSIQGNVPFILTPSIKNYFSIAISGPLDRELTSEYNITVVAVDEGTLPLSSLKTFQLSLADVNDNIPVFEEQSYKAFVAENNKPGTSVCSVTARDPDWGQNGTVVYSLVPSEVNGVPVSSFLSVNADTGVIHAVRSFDYEQFRSFKVQVVARDNGSPPLSSNTTVSVFISDENDNSPQILYPAPEGKSLMTEMVPKAALSGSLVSKIIAVDADSGQNAWLSYHIIKSTDPGLFNIGLHTGEIRAQRDITESDNMKQNLVISVKDNGQPPLSTTCSVYLLISYNLAEVPELKDMTYEENNSNLTSYLIIALVSVSTFFLTFIVLILAVKFCHRRKPRLLFDGAVAIPSAYLPPNYAEVEGAGTLRSSYNYDAYLTTGSRTSDFKFVRSYNDNTLPAECTLRKSPDYSNIISFTDACETLEVSL